From one Candidatus Parcubacteria bacterium genomic stretch:
- a CDS encoding ribonucleoside-triphosphate reductase, with protein sequence MTLTKTAVSASLPKAKVPLARTPKTNEFVKQIQKRDGTIAPFDMDKVETAIYKAMLASGEGSVDEAALVANKVLADLVRISKKYKNFLPTVEGIQDTVERELILSEYVQTAKNYILYRQKRSELRSMGVEVPERVRQLAEESAKYFKNNPLGEFVYLRSYSSWIEAEGRRETWVETVERYIDFMKQNLGDKLTKKEYDEVREAIRKQEIMPSMRLMQFAGKAAAKTNVCAYNCSFIAPTKLRDFAEVMYISMCGTGVGFSAESQNIQQLPQIERQIGEKLKTHVVDDSKEGWCDALTLGLETWYAGKDIDFDYSQIRPAGARLKTMGGKASGPAPLQSLLAFSRSAILSRQGRRLRNIDAHDILCKIGECVVAGGVRRSAMISLSDLDDDLIRDAKKGQFFLTDPHRSISNNSAVYEQKPSTEELMDEWVALMKSKSGERGIFNRGSLAKTMPKRRIELLEKKYGKGRLGQVGTNPCGEIILQSKQFCNLTEVVARASDTKESLLRKTRLATLVGTYQSTLTNFGYLSKEWKDNCEKERLLGVSITGQWDSPAVRNADTMKAMKNESIKVNQKYAKRFGVNVSSSITCVKPSGTVSQTINSSSGMHPRHAPYYIRRVRISATDSLFKMMKDQGVPYHPEVGQTMENANTYVLEFPIKAPSGSIFKDDQTAIEQLEYWKMVKLNFTEHNPSTTISVGDDEWIDVVNWVYKNWEIIGGLSFLPRENHVYRLAPYEKCTKETYELLSSRLGSIDYSKLVTYEMQDETEQKKELACAGGTCEIV encoded by the coding sequence ATGACCCTCACCAAAACAGCTGTCTCCGCTTCTCTCCCCAAGGCAAAGGTGCCCTTGGCTCGGACGCCCAAGACGAACGAATTCGTCAAACAGATCCAGAAGCGCGACGGCACCATCGCTCCTTTCGACATGGACAAGGTGGAGACGGCCATCTACAAGGCCATGCTCGCCTCCGGCGAGGGTTCGGTGGACGAGGCTGCGCTCGTGGCCAACAAGGTGCTTGCTGACCTGGTGAGGATCAGCAAGAAGTACAAGAACTTCCTGCCGACGGTGGAGGGGATACAGGACACGGTGGAGCGGGAGCTCATCCTCTCGGAGTACGTGCAGACTGCCAAGAACTACATCCTCTATCGCCAGAAGCGCTCAGAGCTTCGCTCTATGGGCGTGGAAGTCCCGGAGCGCGTGCGTCAGCTCGCGGAGGAGAGCGCTAAATATTTCAAGAACAATCCGCTCGGCGAGTTCGTGTATCTCCGCAGCTACTCTTCCTGGATCGAAGCAGAAGGCCGCCGCGAGACCTGGGTGGAGACGGTGGAGCGTTATATAGATTTCATGAAGCAGAACTTGGGAGACAAGCTCACTAAGAAAGAGTACGATGAGGTGCGCGAAGCCATCCGCAAGCAGGAGATCATGCCGTCTATGCGTCTCATGCAGTTCGCAGGCAAGGCAGCCGCCAAGACGAACGTCTGTGCTTACAACTGCTCCTTTATCGCCCCCACCAAGCTTCGGGACTTCGCTGAGGTTATGTACATCTCTATGTGCGGCACTGGCGTCGGCTTCTCTGCAGAGAGCCAGAACATCCAGCAGCTTCCGCAGATTGAGAGGCAGATCGGAGAAAAACTGAAGACCCACGTTGTCGACGACTCCAAGGAGGGCTGGTGCGATGCGCTCACCTTGGGCCTTGAGACATGGTACGCAGGCAAGGATATCGATTTTGATTATTCCCAGATCAGGCCAGCCGGTGCGCGCCTCAAGACCATGGGTGGCAAGGCCTCCGGCCCGGCACCTCTCCAGTCTCTTCTCGCTTTCTCCCGCAGTGCGATCCTCTCCCGCCAGGGACGGCGCCTCCGCAACATCGATGCCCACGACATCCTTTGTAAGATCGGTGAGTGCGTAGTGGCAGGTGGCGTGCGTCGCTCGGCCATGATCTCCCTCTCTGACCTCGATGACGATCTCATCCGTGATGCCAAGAAGGGTCAGTTCTTCCTCACCGACCCACACCGCTCCATCTCCAACAACTCCGCCGTCTACGAGCAGAAGCCTTCTACCGAAGAGCTCATGGATGAGTGGGTGGCTCTCATGAAGAGTAAGAGCGGCGAGCGCGGCATCTTCAATCGTGGATCCTTGGCGAAGACCATGCCGAAGCGCCGTATCGAGCTCCTCGAGAAGAAGTATGGCAAGGGCCGCCTCGGTCAGGTGGGCACCAACCCCTGTGGCGAGATCATCCTCCAGAGCAAGCAGTTCTGTAATCTCACTGAGGTGGTAGCGCGTGCGAGCGACACCAAGGAGTCTCTCCTCAGGAAGACGCGCCTCGCCACCCTCGTCGGTACCTATCAATCAACTCTCACTAATTTCGGCTACCTCTCCAAGGAATGGAAGGACAACTGCGAGAAGGAGCGCCTCCTCGGCGTCTCCATCACCGGCCAGTGGGACTCCCCGGCGGTGCGTAATGCGGACACCATGAAGGCTATGAAGAATGAGTCTATCAAGGTGAACCAGAAGTATGCCAAGCGCTTCGGAGTGAACGTCTCCTCCTCCATCACCTGCGTGAAGCCCTCTGGCACCGTCTCTCAGACCATCAACAGCTCTTCCGGCATGCATCCGCGCCATGCGCCCTACTACATCCGCCGCGTGCGCATCTCTGCGACCGACTCGCTCTTTAAGATGATGAAGGATCAGGGTGTGCCGTATCATCCGGAAGTGGGCCAGACCATGGAGAACGCCAATACCTACGTGCTGGAGTTCCCGATCAAGGCACCGAGCGGCTCTATCTTCAAAGATGATCAGACCGCTATCGAGCAGCTCGAGTACTGGAAGATGGTCAAGCTCAACTTCACCGAGCATAACCCTTCGACCACCATCTCGGTGGGGGACGATGAATGGATCGACGTGGTCAACTGGGTCTACAAGAACTGGGAGATAATTGGCGGCCTCTCCTTCCTCCCGCGCGAGAACCATGTTTATCGTCTGGCGCCCTACGAGAAGTGCACCAAGGAGACGTACGAACTCCTCTCTTCGCGCCTCGGCAGCATCGACTACTCCAAGCTCGTGACCTACGAGATGCAGGATGAGACGGAGCAGAAGAAGGAATTAGCGTGCGCAGGAGGTACGTGCGAGATCGTTTAA
- a CDS encoding peptidoglycan bridge formation glycyltransferase FemA/FemB family protein — MKILAYRHDKDHWNEFVRRHYPSVGNFMLSWEWGAFQKKLGRETNRFAIENDAGETVGLFTLVYYSLPFGFRYAYLPRGPLVAATPEDFDTVFNQALCAIEAWATEYLADCVFLRLEPPVEKLPAHIDIRYHEPDHYVQPRYNLAMPLTGDLRAGIHPSTRSNINRAERRGASVVIKDNLSESEYADFKAMVQDTIKRNSGVNAYPDEAYFRAFLKNFAEDCKGGVCADGVSLSVFCGYRDGEPAGTHLVLYYGDTATYLFGASLTKHLDSKISTYLHMKAAEDAQQRGYRYYDIGGIDPERWPTLTEFKRQFRGTEFSYVGNIDILLRPTLYAIYTLVRKVKGFFHSLRQKENKKAAKPGAMPGTKEIPA, encoded by the coding sequence ATGAAGATACTCGCCTATCGTCACGACAAGGACCACTGGAACGAATTCGTACGTAGGCACTACCCATCGGTAGGAAATTTCATGCTCTCCTGGGAATGGGGCGCGTTCCAGAAGAAGCTGGGACGAGAGACGAATCGCTTCGCTATTGAGAATGATGCGGGAGAAACCGTCGGCCTCTTCACCCTCGTCTACTACTCCCTCCCCTTCGGCTTCCGCTACGCCTACCTTCCGCGCGGGCCATTAGTGGCGGCTACGCCGGAGGATTTTGATACGGTTTTCAACCAAGCGCTCTGCGCCATCGAAGCGTGGGCCACGGAATATCTCGCGGACTGCGTCTTCCTCCGTCTGGAGCCTCCGGTAGAGAAATTGCCCGCTCATATCGATATCCGCTACCACGAGCCCGACCACTACGTGCAGCCGCGCTACAACCTGGCTATGCCGCTCACCGGTGACCTGCGCGCGGGGATCCACCCCTCCACCCGCTCCAATATCAACCGTGCCGAGCGGCGCGGCGCCTCCGTGGTCATCAAGGACAACCTCAGCGAGAGCGAGTACGCCGACTTCAAGGCGATGGTGCAGGACACCATTAAAAGAAACAGCGGAGTAAACGCCTACCCCGACGAGGCCTACTTCCGTGCCTTCCTCAAGAACTTCGCGGAAGACTGCAAAGGGGGCGTCTGCGCGGACGGCGTCTCCCTCAGCGTCTTCTGCGGCTACCGCGACGGCGAGCCCGCAGGCACCCACCTCGTCCTCTACTATGGCGATACCGCTACCTACCTCTTCGGCGCCTCCCTTACCAAGCACCTTGATTCCAAGATCTCCACCTATTTGCATATGAAAGCGGCCGAGGACGCACAGCAGCGCGGCTACCGCTACTACGACATCGGCGGTATCGACCCAGAGCGCTGGCCTACGCTCACTGAGTTCAAGCGGCAGTTCCGAGGTACCGAATTCTCCTATGTGGGCAACATCGACATCCTATTGCGTCCTACGCTCTACGCGATCTACACCCTAGTGCGCAAAGTGAAGGGGTTTTTCCATAGCCTCCGTCAGAAAGAGAACAAGAAAGCTGCTAAGCCGGGAGCGATGCCTGGAACGAAGGAGATTCCGGCGTAG
- a CDS encoding DUF192 domain-containing protein, translating to MKRTLHTGPILFLILAIALLLYLGFAKNLEGNLSLLPKAATSPIPVVTEKPTPSVSIHGTRIRVDVATTTAAVRKGLSGRTRLEEDEGMLFIFSVPDIYRFWMPDMNFPIDIIWVHDGVVADISRNVSNEFDPAKPVFYSPRVKVEQVLEVNAGFAAEHGIEVGDPVVLRNIF from the coding sequence ATGAAAAGGACTCTTCACACCGGACCAATCCTCTTTCTCATACTCGCCATAGCCCTCCTCCTCTATCTCGGATTTGCCAAGAACCTGGAGGGCAACCTGAGCCTCCTCCCCAAGGCCGCTACCTCCCCTATCCCCGTAGTCACAGAAAAGCCCACCCCGTCCGTCTCCATACACGGGACCCGCATTCGGGTGGATGTGGCCACCACAACAGCGGCCGTGCGCAAAGGTCTCTCCGGCCGTACCCGGCTCGAGGAGGATGAGGGCATGCTCTTCATCTTCTCCGTTCCCGATATCTACCGTTTCTGGATGCCTGACATGAATTTCCCGATCGACATCATCTGGGTACACGACGGCGTAGTGGCGGACATCAGCCGCAACGTGTCCAACGAGTTCGATCCCGCTAAGCCCGTCTTCTACTCCCCCCGCGTCAAGGTAGAGCAGGTGCTCGAGGTGAACGCAGGCTTTGCCGCAGAGCACGGCATCGAAGTCGGAGACCCCGTGGTCCTCCGCAATATCTTTTAA
- a CDS encoding DUF1653 domain-containing protein, with translation MLGRYRHYKGAEVEVTGLGKHSETLEEMVIYRHLDTGEVWVRPKPMFLEEIEVEGKRQPRFRKLD, from the coding sequence ATGCTCGGGCGCTACAGGCACTACAAGGGGGCGGAGGTAGAGGTGACCGGCCTCGGCAAGCATAGCGAGACCTTGGAGGAGATGGTCATCTATCGCCACCTTGATACAGGGGAGGTCTGGGTGCGTCCTAAGCCTATGTTCCTTGAGGAAATAGAGGTAGAAGGCAAGCGGCAGCCCCGCTTTCGTAAGCTCGATTAG